A genomic stretch from Fodinibius salinus includes:
- a CDS encoding endonuclease domain-containing protein produces MAISFIPYNQKLVPLAVKLRNNSTVCNKLLWEELRERKLLGYKFDRHKPLGEYIVDFYSPELMLAIEIKDSKADYKSGYDKRRRKEIERFGVKVVTITDLQIKNNIKRVVERLKQQIKQIKESPNIA; encoded by the coding sequence ATGGCAATTTCATTTATTCCATATAATCAAAAATTAGTGCCGTTGGCAGTAAAGCTGCGTAACAACAGCACGGTTTGCAATAAGTTGCTTTGGGAAGAGCTACGAGAGAGAAAGCTGCTGGGCTATAAGTTTGATCGACACAAGCCGCTGGGCGAATATATTGTTGACTTTTATTCTCCGGAGCTTATGCTGGCCATTGAAATCAAAGACAGCAAGGCTGATTATAAATCCGGTTATGATAAAAGGCGTCGGAAAGAGATCGAAAGATTTGGTGTAAAGGTAGTAACGATCACTGACCTGCAGATCAAAAATAATATCAAGCGTGTAGTAGAGCGATTAAAGCAGCAAATAAAGCAGATTAAGGAGTCACCAAATATTGCTTAG
- a CDS encoding phosphorothioated DNA-binding restriction endonuclease, with the protein MTEQEILQKFQSLTVWKSGDRRAPHKPLLVLLAIGYLQNNDKRLLGYKEIDPELKELLTEFGTPRNAGNTHYPFWRLQNDGMWEVERGDELVLNSSGGVRKTDLREKEIRAGFKPEVYEFLKEHPSVINTICSQLLDAHFPDTIHEDIIHETGISLEEQTISRKKRDPNFRHNVLQAYEYRCAICDFDVRMGAKTLCIEAAHIKWHSHGGPDDITNGIALCTLHHKLFDLGAFTLDEDLQFLISEKVVGTDGFDLWLGRFHGDEIRPPVRAVYEPAVNYIAWNHDEVFKSPGPES; encoded by the coding sequence ATGACGGAGCAAGAAATCCTGCAAAAATTCCAATCTCTCACCGTCTGGAAAAGCGGTGACCGCCGGGCACCCCACAAGCCGCTGCTGGTGCTGTTGGCGATTGGGTATCTGCAGAATAATGATAAGCGGCTGTTGGGGTACAAAGAGATTGACCCCGAGCTGAAGGAATTACTAACTGAATTTGGCACTCCGCGAAATGCAGGGAATACCCACTATCCGTTTTGGCGTTTGCAGAACGATGGGATGTGGGAGGTAGAAAGAGGTGATGAGCTGGTTCTCAATAGTAGTGGCGGCGTACGAAAAACGGATCTGCGGGAGAAAGAGATCCGGGCGGGCTTTAAGCCGGAAGTTTATGAATTTTTGAAAGAGCATCCCTCTGTTATCAATACAATCTGTTCCCAACTGCTGGATGCTCATTTCCCCGATACTATTCATGAAGATATTATCCACGAAACAGGGATTTCGCTTGAGGAGCAAACTATAAGTCGGAAAAAGCGCGACCCCAATTTCAGGCATAATGTGCTGCAGGCCTACGAGTATCGTTGTGCGATATGTGATTTCGACGTGCGGATGGGAGCTAAAACGCTCTGCATAGAAGCGGCTCATATCAAATGGCATAGTCACGGCGGTCCGGATGATATCACCAACGGCATTGCCCTGTGCACTCTACATCATAAACTGTTTGATCTGGGCGCATTCACTCTCGATGAAGACCTACAGTTTTTGATATCCGAAAAAGTGGTAGGCACCGACGGCTTTGACTTGTGGCTGGGGCGCTTTCACGGTGATGAAATTCGTCCACCGGTCCGTGCGGTATATGAGCCGGCCGTCAATTATATCGCCTGGAATCATGACGAAGTATTTAAAAGTCCCGGTCCGGAGAGCTAG
- a CDS encoding lysophospholipid acyltransferase family protein, which produces MTTSDFGTGEYVRSIIAITAFFIIFLIATPVILFLLLITFGKASNFVVEQIAPLMMYPVFWISGISFDQKIHADHLPEPAIYIINHSSTLDVLTILALGLPKIRFVAKWEFQYNPIFLLLGRLTGQIFIKRDKSEKAVETLQKTYRRIKRDELSIMMAPEGSRKHPGVIGPFKKGPFRMAMDLDYPIVPIYFEGNQQLSKGGTLITKSGELTAHIHEAIDISDWTVDNLEQHITEVRSRYIKWAGVENDDVRPIA; this is translated from the coding sequence ATGACCACTTCTGATTTCGGCACGGGAGAATACGTGCGAAGCATCATAGCTATTACCGCTTTTTTTATCATCTTTCTGATCGCTACCCCTGTCATCCTTTTTCTGCTGCTAATTACTTTTGGGAAGGCCTCTAACTTTGTTGTTGAGCAAATCGCTCCATTGATGATGTACCCCGTCTTCTGGATCAGCGGAATATCTTTTGATCAAAAGATCCATGCCGATCACCTTCCCGAACCTGCCATTTATATTATTAACCACAGCTCTACACTGGATGTACTTACTATACTGGCACTGGGATTACCGAAGATACGCTTCGTAGCCAAATGGGAGTTCCAGTATAATCCCATCTTTCTGCTGCTGGGGCGGCTCACGGGACAGATTTTTATCAAACGCGATAAATCAGAAAAAGCCGTTGAGACACTCCAGAAAACATATCGACGTATCAAAAGAGATGAGCTATCTATTATGATGGCGCCCGAAGGATCGCGTAAACATCCCGGCGTTATCGGCCCATTTAAAAAAGGACCTTTTCGGATGGCGATGGACCTCGATTATCCCATTGTGCCCATATATTTTGAAGGCAACCAGCAACTTAGCAAAGGTGGCACGCTGATCACAAAATCAGGAGAACTTACTGCACACATTCATGAAGCGATTGACATTTCGGACTGGACCGTCGATAACCTGGAACAACATATTACAGAAGTGCGCAGCCGGTATATCAAATGGGCCGGCGTTGAAAATGATGACGTGCGCCCCATTGCTTGA
- a CDS encoding 5-methylcytosine restriction system specificity protein McrC: MAKKQTADEWAKDLQANHSDVLELHDNQTAYLSTEFLSKHVDARYEDKITAKLGQQFLNLNRDPLNKLDLDSEIYYSGDSLKLKLRSHTSVGAIPLLSPITHKYEYSLIITPRFGWKGIGPILSTTGWKILPNILNLPQLKISERRVPPWVLSSVILGRLEELIKQLDRRFEMDELHRSKPKGKVDWADYAQKQVSKGKFLNFKCRYPELQENRELKSVVHFALKKQRQSLATQRDAGVYVLQLVDLCNQLIQKVSDCAPRQPNNLQIDYLQSSSLQGEAIEKGLQAIVWTTENQGLAGLGDLSGLPWKMNMEELFESYVETVIGEIVQQTGGTLKSGRNRETVVPISWDPPFLGSQGSLVPDLVVEKEDIVHIIDAKYKDHWEDLNTESWYNIGDTIRERHRNDLLQILAYASLPEDKEIRCSLMYPCKKKTWESLIERGRHVHTAEISRGNRHIQLNLTAIPFSMKDTEMDILRKLF; the protein is encoded by the coding sequence ATGGCTAAAAAGCAAACAGCTGACGAATGGGCCAAGGATCTACAGGCTAATCATTCGGACGTCTTAGAGCTTCACGATAATCAAACGGCCTATCTGAGTACTGAATTTTTGTCGAAGCACGTGGATGCTCGATATGAGGACAAAATTACGGCAAAATTGGGGCAACAGTTTTTAAATCTTAATAGGGATCCACTAAATAAACTAGATCTGGACTCTGAGATTTATTATTCCGGAGATAGTTTAAAGTTGAAATTAAGGTCACATACGTCTGTCGGTGCGATTCCTCTTCTTTCTCCAATAACGCATAAGTATGAATACAGTTTGATTATAACACCTCGCTTTGGCTGGAAGGGTATTGGGCCTATCCTATCAACAACAGGGTGGAAGATTCTACCCAATATCCTGAATTTGCCACAGCTTAAAATATCCGAGCGGCGCGTTCCACCGTGGGTATTATCGAGTGTTATTTTGGGTCGCCTGGAAGAGTTGATCAAACAGCTCGATCGTCGCTTCGAAATGGACGAGTTACATAGGTCCAAGCCCAAAGGAAAAGTAGATTGGGCGGACTATGCGCAGAAACAGGTTTCTAAAGGAAAGTTCCTGAATTTCAAATGTCGATATCCGGAATTGCAGGAAAATCGTGAGCTTAAATCTGTCGTTCATTTTGCATTAAAGAAACAACGACAGAGCTTGGCAACCCAGCGAGATGCTGGTGTTTATGTTCTACAACTTGTTGATTTGTGTAATCAGCTCATTCAAAAAGTGTCTGATTGTGCTCCCAGACAACCTAATAATCTCCAAATTGATTACTTGCAGTCATCTTCCTTACAGGGTGAAGCTATTGAAAAGGGATTACAGGCCATAGTCTGGACCACTGAAAATCAAGGGTTAGCTGGTTTGGGAGATTTAAGCGGCTTGCCGTGGAAGATGAATATGGAAGAGTTGTTTGAGTCATACGTTGAGACAGTAATAGGGGAAATTGTGCAACAGACGGGCGGTACGTTAAAAAGTGGCCGAAACCGAGAAACGGTAGTACCAATTTCGTGGGATCCACCCTTTCTCGGTTCACAAGGTTCACTGGTACCAGACCTTGTCGTAGAAAAAGAAGATATAGTTCATATCATTGATGCCAAATATAAAGATCACTGGGAGGACTTGAATACCGAAAGCTGGTATAATATTGGTGATACCATTAGGGAGCGGCACCGCAACGATTTGTTACAAATATTAGCTTATGCTTCTCTTCCAGAAGATAAAGAAATTCGATGTTCCCTAATGTATCCCTGTAAAAAGAAAACGTGGGAATCGTTAATAGAGCGAGGGCGTCATGTGCACACTGCGGAAATAAGTCGAGGTAATCGGCATATTCAACTTAATCTTACGGCCATTCCTTTTTCCATGAAGGATACAGAAATGGATATTCTCCGAAAGTTATTTTGA
- a CDS encoding Na+/H+ antiporter NhaC family protein, with protein MTKMNNGSSWQISDGNWLNLTIAFIVVVVGIVFAGEIPKQGGHFGFWSILPPLVAIGLAFWTKEVISSLFVGIALGGFISGNINIVDAYLIPSIGTEDFALILLVYLWSLGGLIGIWTRTGGAERFAAWASEKIVRGPKSAKFFTWLMGLVFHQGGTISTVLTGATVRPIADEQEVSHEELSYMVDSTASPAATIIPFNVWPIYIAGLVVGTIPLFETTQDGVAFFIQALPFNFYGIFALIITFLFAWELLPWVPGKKMRKAISRSRETGKLDRDGADPMSSSELTEMDIPEDYSSGLVDFFGPIGTLLGVAIIPYGYTAYIMGNTEDPTLLIAEAFVLAVLTGMFVALAKGMKLKTVMDGFVDGCKGVTIGAIILALAVTLKEVADSVGTAAYVVELVGGAIAPPVLPAILMLLCMIIAFAAGTSWGTYAVVFPVAMPLAWSVMPDEFFITLCFGAVVGGSVFGDQCSPISDTTILSSLATGCDLMDHVYTQIPLALTAAGLGAGLYTLLVILFV; from the coding sequence ATGACCAAAATGAACAACGGCTCTTCGTGGCAAATATCCGACGGTAACTGGCTTAATCTTACTATCGCATTTATTGTAGTGGTAGTAGGGATTGTCTTTGCAGGGGAGATTCCCAAACAGGGCGGGCACTTCGGTTTTTGGTCGATCCTTCCGCCGCTTGTAGCTATTGGATTGGCTTTTTGGACCAAAGAAGTGATTAGTTCGTTGTTTGTGGGTATTGCTCTCGGGGGATTTATATCCGGTAATATCAATATCGTTGATGCCTACCTGATACCGTCGATTGGCACAGAAGATTTTGCTCTTATTCTACTGGTTTATTTATGGTCGCTTGGCGGACTCATTGGTATTTGGACGCGCACCGGCGGGGCCGAAAGGTTTGCCGCATGGGCCAGTGAAAAGATTGTACGAGGTCCCAAGTCTGCCAAGTTTTTTACCTGGCTGATGGGGCTTGTCTTTCATCAGGGCGGGACCATAAGTACGGTGTTGACGGGAGCTACTGTTCGGCCTATTGCTGACGAGCAAGAAGTGTCTCATGAAGAACTTTCGTATATGGTTGATTCTACTGCATCTCCCGCCGCAACGATAATTCCGTTTAACGTTTGGCCTATTTATATTGCCGGACTTGTGGTAGGAACGATTCCACTTTTTGAGACTACGCAGGATGGTGTGGCATTTTTTATACAGGCCCTGCCGTTTAATTTTTATGGGATTTTTGCCCTCATCATTACCTTCCTGTTTGCGTGGGAGCTGTTGCCGTGGGTGCCGGGCAAAAAGATGCGTAAAGCGATCAGCCGATCCCGAGAGACCGGTAAGCTTGACCGTGATGGGGCAGATCCAATGTCCTCATCCGAACTAACTGAAATGGATATTCCGGAAGATTACAGTTCCGGGCTGGTAGATTTCTTTGGTCCCATCGGTACGTTGTTGGGGGTAGCTATCATCCCGTATGGATATACAGCCTACATTATGGGCAATACCGAAGATCCGACCTTACTTATTGCCGAAGCCTTTGTGCTGGCTGTGCTTACAGGCATGTTTGTGGCGCTGGCCAAAGGTATGAAGTTAAAAACAGTCATGGATGGTTTTGTAGATGGATGTAAAGGGGTGACGATAGGCGCTATCATCTTGGCGTTGGCGGTTACCTTAAAAGAAGTAGCTGATTCTGTGGGAACTGCAGCATACGTTGTTGAACTGGTGGGAGGTGCTATTGCTCCGCCTGTCTTGCCTGCTATATTAATGCTGCTTTGTATGATTATTGCTTTTGCAGCAGGTACATCGTGGGGAACTTATGCAGTGGTGTTTCCTGTAGCAATGCCGTTGGCATGGTCAGTGATGCCCGATGAGTTTTTTATCACCCTCTGCTTCGGAGCAGTGGTAGGCGGCAGTGTCTTCGGGGATCAGTGTTCGCCCATTTCGGATACCACTATCCTTTCGTCACTGGCTACCGGCTGTGATCTTATGGATCACGTTTATACCCAAATTCCGCTGGCACTTACTGCTGCGGGCCTAGGTGCCGGCCTATACACTCTGCTGGTGATTCTGTTTGTATAG
- a CDS encoding McrB family protein, producing MDSLIELCTKSYNSEHWSEESEKAFDELFGSNGGRYSLRAQKDIQFRTPAAKTPFSAIIHESNPTSGGYSGMSFVIFPVEDGPAMIAMGVGTQGLSPDENIIGKPGHSRKINAIVRWLNEQYSGNEPIAWAKKDAVRTDITVPQNVVNAHPKYKNIFDRYGKEIYGFCIANDEVADKALKVFLDFNFEERGYTPLSAAEDEFKEIKSNYFSYLMPTVTQQKIGNLLRQRKYVVLQGPPGTGKTRLANKLLEEDYDNEGMTIQFHPNITYENFIGGLFPTSTGTELGLNFSISRGHLLDAVEQAYQTEENVLLVIDEINRADLAKVLGEAIYGLEPYEDRTIQLPYDFGGEVGQELTFPDNLHILGTMNTADRSIAILDVAIRRRFAFLNMWPQVEVVEEKGNEMTKEAYQKLLSIFINYASEDSFDLMPGHSYFIAHEDVDAATQMQTNLIPLLKEYLSQGYVANFADAIHAYIQEIEQL from the coding sequence ATGGATTCATTAATTGAGCTGTGTACGAAATCGTATAATTCAGAACATTGGTCGGAGGAATCAGAAAAAGCATTTGATGAATTGTTCGGGTCAAATGGGGGACGCTATTCTTTAAGAGCTCAGAAAGATATTCAGTTCCGCACCCCAGCCGCAAAAACACCTTTCTCTGCCATAATTCATGAGTCAAATCCCACAAGTGGAGGATATAGTGGGATGAGCTTTGTCATTTTTCCCGTCGAGGATGGGCCCGCTATGATTGCTATGGGAGTGGGTACGCAGGGTTTAAGTCCCGATGAAAATATTATCGGCAAGCCTGGACATTCACGAAAGATCAATGCGATTGTCCGGTGGTTAAATGAGCAGTATTCTGGAAATGAACCCATTGCCTGGGCAAAAAAGGATGCAGTACGTACTGATATCACTGTGCCTCAAAATGTGGTCAATGCTCATCCCAAGTATAAGAACATATTTGATCGCTATGGCAAAGAGATTTATGGATTTTGCATTGCCAACGATGAGGTAGCAGATAAAGCACTAAAAGTTTTTTTAGATTTTAATTTTGAAGAGCGCGGTTATACTCCTCTTAGTGCTGCTGAAGATGAATTCAAAGAGATAAAAAGCAATTATTTCTCCTATCTCATGCCAACGGTGACCCAACAAAAGATTGGCAATCTTTTGAGACAACGGAAATACGTGGTGCTTCAAGGTCCACCGGGTACAGGAAAAACTCGACTGGCGAATAAATTATTAGAAGAAGATTATGACAATGAGGGAATGACCATCCAGTTTCATCCCAATATCACATATGAAAATTTTATTGGAGGACTGTTTCCCACATCTACAGGAACAGAGCTAGGATTAAATTTCAGCATTAGCCGGGGACATTTGTTGGATGCCGTTGAACAAGCCTACCAAACAGAAGAGAATGTTCTGTTGGTTATTGATGAAATTAACCGGGCAGATTTGGCGAAAGTATTGGGTGAGGCTATCTATGGATTGGAGCCTTATGAGGACCGTACTATTCAACTGCCCTATGATTTTGGTGGAGAAGTTGGCCAAGAGCTAACCTTTCCTGATAATCTACATATTCTTGGAACGATGAATACGGCAGATCGCAGTATCGCTATTTTGGATGTAGCCATTCGTCGTCGGTTTGCTTTCCTTAATATGTGGCCACAAGTAGAAGTGGTAGAAGAAAAAGGAAATGAGATGACCAAGGAAGCTTACCAGAAATTATTATCTATTTTTATCAATTATGCTTCCGAAGATTCTTTTGACCTCATGCCCGGACACTCCTATTTCATTGCTCACGAAGATGTGGATGCCGCCACTCAAATGCAGACGAATTTGATTCCGCTTTTGAAAGAGTATTTATCACAAGGATATGTGGCCAATTTTGCGGATGCTATTCATGCTTATATCCAGGAGATTGAGCAACTTTAA
- a CDS encoding class IV adenylate cyclase, whose translation MNILNIEIKARCEDPETIRSILEDQNADYKGTDHQIDTYFNVPEGRLKLRQGNIEKNLIFYRRPNSQTPEASNIDLMPAEHPEKLHALLDNALGTMVVVDKEREIYFIDNVKFHIDHVEKLGHFVEIEAIDEGGSIGEEKLRSQCQHYLELFDIPAEQLVAESYSDLLMNLDSD comes from the coding sequence ATGAACATTCTCAATATCGAAATTAAAGCACGCTGTGAAGATCCCGAGACAATCCGCTCTATTCTCGAGGACCAAAATGCCGACTACAAAGGTACCGACCACCAGATAGATACCTACTTTAATGTCCCCGAGGGACGTCTAAAACTTCGGCAAGGCAACATTGAAAAAAACCTCATTTTTTATCGGCGGCCAAATTCCCAAACCCCCGAAGCCTCTAATATTGATCTCATGCCGGCCGAACATCCCGAAAAATTACATGCCCTGCTTGATAACGCACTCGGCACTATGGTCGTTGTTGACAAAGAGCGCGAAATCTATTTTATCGACAACGTAAAATTTCATATCGACCACGTTGAGAAACTAGGCCATTTTGTTGAGATTGAAGCTATTGATGAGGGCGGCAGTATCGGAGAAGAAAAGCTACGTTCGCAGTGCCAGCACTACCTCGAGCTATTTGATATACCAGCTGAACAGTTGGTGGCTGAGTCTTATTCTGACCTGCTGATGAATTTGGATAGTGATTGA
- a CDS encoding glycerol-3-phosphate dehydrogenase/oxidase, whose translation MNLDRNTLIKQLEDDPEIWDIIIIGGGATGLGTAVDAAARGYQTLLLEQHDFAKGTSSRSTKLVHGGVRYLQQGDIKLVKEALRERGLMHQNAPHLVKNLSFVVPAYKWWEGPFYGFGLKIYDAMAGDLGLGPSKLLSKEETLEHLPTLETDGLDGGILYHDAQFDDARMAITLMQTIRDQGGTAINYMKVTDLLKSDGNITGVQARDQESGDTYELKAKCVINATGIFTDQIRKMNNPSVSSIIQPSRGVHIVLDDSFQPGDSAMLVPHTDDGRVIFAIPWKERILIGTTDVPMEQPELEPYPTDEEINYLLKYAQKYLEGDPTRSDILSAYAGIRPLVSHSPDGDTADISRDHTLLTDSSGLITIAGGKWTTYRKMAEDTIDQAAEVGGLASRESPTEELHLHGWTFNNEPADSFQQYGSESSALKEIAENTDNGREPLHPNLPYTPAEVIWAARNEMARTVEDVLARRTRALLLDARASIEIAEAVASLLANELNKSQEWEEAQVEAFTKLAKQYLVTP comes from the coding sequence ATGAATCTGGATAGAAATACATTAATAAAACAACTCGAAGACGATCCTGAAATATGGGATATTATTATCATTGGTGGTGGGGCAACTGGGCTCGGAACCGCCGTTGATGCCGCCGCTCGCGGATACCAAACCCTGTTGTTAGAACAGCACGATTTTGCCAAAGGCACCTCCAGCCGCAGCACGAAACTAGTTCACGGCGGTGTGCGATATCTTCAGCAGGGTGATATTAAACTTGTCAAAGAAGCACTGCGCGAACGCGGGCTGATGCATCAAAATGCCCCTCACCTGGTAAAGAACCTTTCCTTTGTGGTGCCCGCTTACAAATGGTGGGAAGGGCCCTTTTACGGATTTGGGCTCAAGATCTACGATGCCATGGCCGGCGACCTTGGGTTAGGTCCCTCCAAGCTACTCTCCAAAGAAGAGACCCTGGAGCATCTGCCTACCCTTGAAACCGACGGACTCGACGGCGGTATTCTTTATCATGATGCCCAATTTGACGACGCCCGCATGGCCATCACACTGATGCAAACGATCCGCGACCAAGGCGGCACAGCCATCAACTATATGAAAGTAACCGACCTGCTTAAGTCTGATGGCAACATAACCGGCGTACAGGCCCGTGATCAGGAATCCGGTGATACCTACGAGCTTAAGGCCAAATGCGTAATCAACGCCACCGGTATTTTTACCGACCAGATCAGAAAAATGAATAATCCATCTGTCTCATCCATCATTCAGCCAAGCCGCGGCGTTCACATCGTACTAGATGATTCCTTTCAGCCGGGCGACAGCGCCATGCTGGTTCCCCATACCGATGACGGACGCGTTATCTTTGCCATCCCCTGGAAAGAACGCATCCTTATCGGCACCACGGATGTACCAATGGAACAACCCGAACTGGAACCGTATCCCACCGATGAAGAAATTAACTACCTACTTAAATATGCTCAAAAATACCTGGAAGGCGATCCCACGCGCAGTGACATACTCAGTGCCTATGCCGGCATTCGTCCCCTTGTCTCACATTCTCCGGATGGTGATACCGCCGACATTTCGCGCGACCATACGCTACTCACCGATTCATCAGGGCTTATCACTATTGCCGGCGGCAAGTGGACGACCTATCGCAAGATGGCAGAAGATACCATCGACCAAGCAGCCGAGGTAGGAGGATTAGCATCCCGGGAATCCCCAACAGAAGAATTACATCTCCACGGGTGGACGTTCAACAATGAGCCGGCTGACAGCTTTCAGCAGTACGGCTCCGAATCTTCAGCGCTCAAAGAAATTGCCGAGAATACAGACAATGGCCGTGAACCCCTGCACCCCAACCTGCCATATACTCCGGCCGAAGTTATCTGGGCGGCCCGCAACGAGATGGCACGCACCGTAGAAGATGTACTGGCCCGGCGCACACGCGCTCTGCTGCTAGATGCCCGTGCAAGCATAGAAATTGCTGAAGCCGTCGCCAGCCTGCTTGCAAATGAGTTGAACAAAAGTCAGGAATGGGAAGAAGCACAGGTAGAAGCATTCACCAAATTAGCTAAGCAATATTTGGTGACTCCTTAA
- a CDS encoding helix-hairpin-helix domain-containing protein — translation MRLSWKIVLIAAIPLGGYWLYKKSSRPTEIKEQPGTTEEKETTSKSPPQSGAEKRSDAGSTEQIIEQLTEIDGVTSRVAENLVDKGIKSKEALVELSEEELRSVKGIGPKRAAKILELK, via the coding sequence ATGCGATTATCCTGGAAAATAGTACTCATCGCTGCCATTCCGCTGGGCGGTTATTGGCTCTACAAAAAGAGTAGTCGTCCGACTGAAATTAAAGAGCAACCCGGGACGACAGAAGAAAAGGAGACGACCTCGAAGTCCCCTCCACAGAGCGGTGCCGAAAAACGAAGCGACGCAGGTTCCACCGAGCAGATTATCGAGCAGCTGACCGAAATTGACGGCGTTACCAGCCGCGTGGCAGAAAACCTTGTGGACAAAGGAATCAAGAGTAAAGAAGCCCTGGTGGAGCTCTCCGAAGAAGAGCTCCGATCAGTAAAAGGTATTGGTCCCAAGCGGGCAGCTAAGATTCTCGAGCTCAAATAG